A genomic window from Chitinophaga pollutisoli includes:
- a CDS encoding ABC transporter ATP-binding protein — protein sequence MRRPSRKPGEPDVSFRQRMAALKNLPAFFRLVWQTSPWMTTWNILLRAAQSATPLGLLYISKLIIDEVVRLTQVSGEVSYTYLWELVAAEFALVVISGALGRAISLVDGLLGEQVANHTSVRIMQHAATLDLDQFEDSTFYDKLERARQQTAGRTQLLSQVLTQVQDVVTMIFLAAGLLTFSPWLILLLLVAVLPSFFSETHFNDRFYALAWGETSARRELDYIRFLGASDESVKEVKIFNLSQYLVERFKTLADKFYHDKKALSVRYNIWAVVFSLVGSAGYYAAYVIIILQTVKGQLTIGDLAFLGGSFRQLRGLLESVLMRFTSVTQGAIYLRDLFEFFEISPRITQPSKARPFPNPIREGFVFENVGFKYLNATRWANRHLSFTLHPGEKLALVGENGAGKTTLVKLLARLYDPSEGRILLDGHDLREYDLNELRMQVGVIFQDFQRYQMTFSQNIAVGNIAEIDNTARIELAAEKSMADLLYGRLPNGFDQRLGRRFSNGVDLSGGEWQKIALARAYMKNAQLLILDEPTAALDARAEYEVFQRFADLTRGKTAVLISHRFSTVRMADRILVLEGGQLLEIGTHEELLAKKGRYEELFSLQAAGYR from the coding sequence ATGAGAAGACCCAGCAGAAAACCCGGGGAGCCCGATGTGAGCTTCAGGCAGCGGATGGCGGCATTGAAAAATCTGCCCGCTTTTTTCAGACTGGTTTGGCAGACCAGTCCGTGGATGACTACCTGGAACATCCTGTTAAGAGCCGCGCAATCCGCCACGCCGTTGGGATTGCTGTACATCAGCAAACTGATTATCGATGAGGTGGTCCGCCTGACGCAGGTATCGGGCGAGGTGAGTTACACTTACCTTTGGGAGCTGGTGGCTGCGGAATTTGCGCTGGTCGTGATTTCCGGGGCTTTGGGAAGGGCGATTTCGCTGGTAGACGGACTCCTGGGCGAACAGGTCGCCAACCACACTTCTGTACGCATCATGCAGCATGCCGCCACGCTCGACCTCGACCAGTTCGAAGATTCCACCTTTTACGACAAACTGGAACGCGCGCGCCAGCAAACCGCCGGCCGCACGCAGCTGCTCAGCCAGGTGCTCACGCAGGTGCAGGATGTGGTAACGATGATCTTCCTGGCAGCGGGTTTACTAACGTTCAGCCCCTGGCTGATCCTGTTACTCCTGGTGGCGGTGCTGCCATCCTTCTTCTCCGAAACCCATTTCAACGACCGTTTCTACGCCCTGGCCTGGGGCGAAACCTCCGCCCGGCGCGAACTGGATTATATCCGCTTCCTGGGCGCGAGCGATGAGTCCGTGAAAGAAGTGAAGATTTTCAACCTCAGCCAATATCTCGTGGAGCGCTTCAAAACGCTTGCGGATAAGTTTTATCATGACAAGAAAGCTTTGTCCGTCCGCTACAATATCTGGGCGGTGGTGTTTTCGCTGGTGGGAAGCGCGGGGTACTATGCCGCGTATGTCATCATCATCCTGCAAACGGTCAAAGGCCAGCTGACTATCGGCGACCTGGCGTTCCTCGGCGGGTCGTTCCGGCAGTTGCGTGGTTTGCTGGAAAGCGTGCTGATGCGGTTCACCAGTGTAACACAAGGGGCGATTTACCTGCGCGATCTTTTCGAGTTTTTCGAAATTTCGCCGAGGATCACGCAGCCTTCCAAAGCGCGGCCTTTCCCGAACCCTATCCGCGAGGGCTTCGTTTTTGAAAATGTGGGATTCAAATACCTGAACGCCACCCGCTGGGCCAACCGCCACCTCAGTTTTACCCTGCATCCCGGTGAAAAACTGGCTTTAGTAGGCGAGAACGGCGCGGGTAAAACCACGCTGGTCAAACTACTGGCGCGCCTCTACGACCCCTCGGAAGGCCGTATCCTGCTCGATGGTCACGACCTCCGCGAATACGATCTTAACGAACTGCGTATGCAGGTAGGCGTCATTTTCCAGGATTTTCAGCGCTACCAGATGACTTTCTCCCAAAACATCGCCGTAGGAAACATTGCTGAAATCGATAATACGGCCAGGATCGAGCTGGCGGCGGAAAAGAGCATGGCGGATTTGCTGTATGGCCGACTTCCCAACGGTTTCGACCAGAGGCTGGGCCGCCGCTTCAGCAACGGTGTTGACCTTTCGGGCGGGGAATGGCAGAAGATCGCACTGGCGCGGGCATACATGAAAAACGCCCAGCTCCTCATCCTCGACGAGCCTACCGCCGCACTGGACGCGCGCGCAGAATATGAAGTGTTTCAACGCTTTGCGGACCTCACCCGGGGTAAAACAGCCGTACTCATCTCGCACCGCTTCTCCACCGTGCGCATGGCCGACCGGATTTTGGTGCTCGAAGGCGGGCAGCTGCTCGAAATCGGGACGCACGAAGAGCTGCTCGCCAAAAAAGGGCGGTACGAAGAATTGTTCTCGCTCCAGGCGGCCGGTTACCGGTAA
- a CDS encoding DinB family protein: MATIPALLKEMAREAETTRKMLGRIPADKLDWRPHPKSMDMRSLATHIAELPAWAKMAVETDGIDFAAMAYTPPVVNSAQDLLDIHEKSLKEGYESLEKADESTFGQPWTLRTGDQVHGMSPKSEIIRMSYNQIVHHRAQLGVYLRLLDVPIPGSYGPSADEPSM, from the coding sequence ATGGCAACTATTCCCGCTTTGTTGAAAGAAATGGCCCGCGAGGCCGAAACCACCCGCAAAATGCTGGGCCGCATTCCGGCCGACAAGCTCGACTGGCGGCCCCATCCCAAAAGCATGGATATGCGCAGCCTGGCCACCCATATCGCGGAACTGCCTGCCTGGGCCAAAATGGCCGTGGAAACCGATGGGATCGACTTCGCCGCGATGGCATACACTCCGCCCGTGGTGAATTCCGCTCAGGACCTGCTGGATATCCACGAAAAATCGCTGAAAGAGGGTTATGAAAGCCTCGAAAAGGCCGACGAATCCACGTTCGGCCAGCCCTGGACCCTCCGCACCGGCGACCAGGTGCATGGCATGTCGCCCAAATCCGAGATCATCCGGATGTCGTATAACCAGATCGTGCATCACAGGGCGCAGCTGGGCGTTTACCTCCGTCTGCTGGATGTGCCCATCCCCGGCAGTTACGGGCCCAGCGCCGACGAACCTTCGATGTAA
- a CDS encoding FGGY family carbohydrate kinase, whose translation MAKQDAYIIADIGTGNVRVAIATPGGQVLSVAREDIRYEKDPLYPDALQFDPSALWQQILGLTSQALAAAPGVEIRAITATSQREGIVLLDAQGNSLTGLPNIDHRGREWEYMLADKSRVYQLTGRYPTSLFSAFKLVGIRERKPEIWSQTALFLSISDWVEYQFSGIAKYEHSQASETLLFDVERREWSDELCTAFGLEASLLPPLRTSASVLGDVKPEVARELGISQLAIVVTGGGDTQLAIKSTRPAVDDMVIVSGTTTPIVKLTGNYTLDAEERTWTSRDIVPERFVFEANAGVTGLNYQRLKEIFYPNEGYDVIEKELAENRHTFCMASLGSLLADEEVSLTKGGFIFPAPVSHLLTRGSFVWATMVDIACSIVKNYKILAEVSGHQPDYIWGCGGGLQSLTLRQLIANLTGKKVQMRAGFQQSSAVGGALICNEALGIDGQMESTIETVHPQDEAHYAAIYADWEKTRDYFRNMN comes from the coding sequence ATGGCTAAACAAGACGCATACATCATCGCAGACATCGGCACCGGCAACGTGCGCGTAGCGATCGCAACACCTGGGGGACAAGTGCTCAGCGTTGCGCGGGAAGATATCCGGTACGAAAAGGACCCGCTTTACCCTGACGCCCTGCAATTCGACCCAAGCGCCCTCTGGCAGCAGATCCTCGGCCTCACCTCGCAAGCCCTTGCCGCCGCGCCCGGCGTGGAAATCCGCGCCATCACGGCCACCAGCCAGCGCGAAGGCATCGTACTGCTCGACGCGCAGGGCAATTCCCTTACCGGCCTTCCCAACATCGACCACCGCGGCCGCGAATGGGAATACATGCTGGCGGATAAAAGCCGCGTGTACCAACTAACCGGCCGTTACCCGACTTCCCTTTTCTCCGCTTTCAAACTTGTGGGCATCCGCGAAAGGAAACCGGAGATCTGGTCCCAAACCGCGTTGTTCCTCAGTATTTCCGACTGGGTGGAATATCAGTTTTCAGGCATCGCGAAGTACGAACATTCGCAGGCGTCCGAAACGCTGCTGTTCGACGTGGAGCGCCGGGAATGGAGCGATGAACTATGTACCGCCTTTGGCCTGGAGGCATCTCTTCTTCCTCCTTTGCGCACCTCCGCGTCCGTGCTGGGCGACGTAAAACCGGAAGTCGCGCGGGAACTGGGGATTTCGCAGCTGGCGATCGTTGTAACCGGCGGCGGCGACACGCAGCTGGCCATCAAGAGTACCCGCCCGGCGGTGGATGATATGGTAATCGTCTCCGGCACCACCACGCCCATCGTGAAGCTCACCGGCAATTACACACTGGATGCGGAAGAACGCACCTGGACGAGCCGCGACATCGTGCCGGAGCGCTTCGTATTCGAAGCCAACGCCGGCGTTACGGGATTAAATTATCAACGCCTGAAAGAAATATTCTATCCCAACGAAGGATACGACGTTATCGAAAAAGAGCTGGCGGAAAACCGGCACACCTTCTGCATGGCGAGCCTGGGCTCGTTGCTGGCGGATGAGGAAGTGTCACTCACGAAAGGCGGCTTCATCTTTCCCGCGCCCGTTTCGCACCTGCTCACGCGCGGCAGCTTCGTTTGGGCCACGATGGTAGACATCGCGTGCTCCATCGTCAAAAATTATAAAATCCTCGCGGAAGTGTCCGGCCACCAGCCCGATTACATCTGGGGCTGCGGGGGTGGTTTGCAAAGCCTGACGCTCCGCCAGCTCATCGCCAATCTGACGGGAAAGAAAGTGCAGATGCGCGCGGGGTTCCAGCAATCCTCGGCCGTAGGCGGCGCGCTGATCTGCAACGAAGCGCTGGGGATCGACGGACAGATGGAGAGCACCATCGAAACCGTACACCCGCAGGATGAAGCCCACTACGCCGCTATTTACGCGGACTGGGAGAAAACACGGGATTATTTCCGGAACAT
- a CDS encoding ATP-binding protein → MPLRIHITGTVFGLILLFLSQTAAAQKAEQLSSQHRPIVGSAKSDTAKITALINYAMAVFDYSNDSTYKIAEEAMALSRKAGSLSGQGRALEVFAKYYLYQGNFSASQEASRASFAIFKQLKDSSAMAGMQTYIGFNYIRMAKFDSAVAELFAAIDLIPARDSLQKAHPYNGLALAFANMSQIEKGLYYVLKSEQYFAMSGDTTSWVKMILNRANFNGYLYRYHESGMACREVIALSDHAGYAKGQCMGRLCLGGHYGRYPEKLDSALYWLRQAEAYAEKFEIGPFDKVHIYFVSSRVYYTKGEYDQALTYTRKALDISEELGLMESLVEFNQQLAKIQIHRGDKKGALQALENYVQFRDSLQRKEMATKVNELETKYRTLEKDKALAEQQLAITKKDLEIRKKNLQTALLGAGLLLVLIIGGGVYYRFRTRQQLQLQRMLLLKKESELKMRQASMEGEEKERARIARNLHDGAGSILSGVKLYLASLENQYIELAGSPSYHDTLRLLNDAVTEIRDTSHNLMPRLLFEEGLDTAAADYCEKLGRNQSVAFAYESVGRPTRYDPGFELTVYRMMQELMGNVMKHAQATHALVQLEFGEEEFAMTVEDDGKGMASGKEGAGIGLYSLKTRAEAFHGSMEVDSSAEGTSIHIRFPVPDTIITSQSA, encoded by the coding sequence ATGCCACTTCGCATTCACATCACCGGGACCGTTTTCGGGCTGATCCTGCTTTTCCTTTCGCAAACCGCCGCGGCGCAAAAGGCGGAACAGCTTTCCAGCCAACACCGGCCCATCGTCGGGTCCGCCAAAAGCGATACCGCGAAAATCACGGCCCTGATCAATTACGCCATGGCGGTATTCGATTACAGCAACGATTCGACTTATAAAATCGCGGAAGAGGCCATGGCGCTCAGCCGTAAGGCCGGCTCGCTTTCCGGGCAGGGAAGGGCGTTGGAGGTGTTCGCCAAATACTATTTGTATCAGGGGAATTTCAGCGCAAGCCAGGAAGCCAGCCGCGCGTCATTCGCGATTTTCAAACAGCTGAAAGACAGCTCCGCCATGGCGGGCATGCAAACCTATATCGGGTTCAATTACATCCGCATGGCAAAGTTCGATTCCGCGGTGGCGGAATTGTTCGCGGCGATAGACTTGATCCCCGCGCGGGATTCCCTGCAGAAAGCGCACCCATACAATGGACTGGCGCTCGCTTTCGCCAATATGTCGCAGATCGAAAAAGGTCTGTATTATGTCCTTAAAAGCGAACAGTATTTCGCCATGAGCGGAGACACCACCAGTTGGGTGAAAATGATCCTCAACCGCGCCAATTTCAATGGCTACCTGTACCGCTATCATGAATCGGGCATGGCCTGCCGTGAAGTGATCGCCCTCAGTGACCATGCCGGCTACGCGAAAGGCCAGTGCATGGGGCGGCTATGCCTTGGTGGGCATTACGGGCGCTATCCCGAAAAACTGGATTCCGCGCTGTATTGGCTCCGGCAGGCAGAAGCATATGCCGAGAAATTTGAAATAGGGCCATTCGATAAAGTACATATCTACTTCGTGTCTTCACGCGTCTATTATACAAAAGGGGAATACGACCAGGCGTTGACGTACACGCGGAAAGCGCTGGATATTTCCGAGGAATTGGGGTTGATGGAATCGTTGGTGGAATTCAATCAGCAGCTGGCAAAAATCCAGATTCACCGCGGCGATAAGAAAGGCGCTTTGCAAGCGCTGGAAAATTACGTCCAGTTCCGCGACAGCCTGCAGCGCAAAGAAATGGCTACTAAAGTGAACGAACTGGAAACGAAATACAGGACGCTGGAAAAAGACAAGGCGCTGGCCGAACAGCAACTCGCCATCACGAAAAAAGACCTGGAGATACGCAAGAAAAACCTGCAAACAGCATTGCTGGGCGCGGGCTTGCTACTGGTGTTGATTATCGGCGGCGGTGTGTATTACCGCTTCCGGACGCGGCAGCAATTGCAGCTGCAACGGATGTTACTGTTGAAAAAGGAATCCGAACTGAAGATGAGGCAGGCATCGATGGAAGGGGAGGAGAAAGAACGCGCCCGTATCGCCCGGAACCTTCACGACGGGGCGGGCTCTATCTTATCCGGCGTCAAGCTTTACCTCGCGTCGCTGGAAAACCAATACATCGAGCTCGCCGGTTCACCTTCCTATCACGACACCCTGCGCCTGCTCAACGACGCCGTTACCGAAATCCGGGACACTTCCCACAACCTCATGCCTCGCCTGCTCTTCGAAGAAGGGCTGGACACCGCCGCGGCCGACTATTGCGAGAAACTGGGCCGTAACCAGTCGGTGGCGTTCGCCTACGAATCGGTGGGGCGCCCCACGCGCTACGATCCCGGTTTCGAGTTGACGGTTTACCGTATGATGCAGGAACTGATGGGCAACGTCATGAAACACGCCCAGGCCACGCACGCCCTCGTGCAGCTGGAATTCGGGGAAGAGGAATTTGCCATGACGGTGGAAGACGACGGCAAGGGGATGGCTTCCGGGAAGGAAGGCGCCGGCATCGGCCTGTATAGCCTCAAAACCCGGGCAGAAGCGTTCCATGGCAGCATGGAGGTGGATTCCTCGGCCGAAGGAACTTCCATTCATATCCGGTTCCCCGTTCCGGACACCATCATCACTTCACAATCCGCTTAA
- a CDS encoding DUF3817 domain-containing protein, which translates to MEKQQTGEQYARSIKRFRIIAWLEGLSYLAIIFISMPLKYFFDEPWLNKQLGMAHGLLFVLYVVLVIELKVAMQWSLKKTAIALAASIVPFGTFFLNEKWIHRP; encoded by the coding sequence ATGGAAAAACAACAGACTGGCGAACAATACGCCCGCTCCATCAAACGTTTCCGTATCATCGCGTGGCTGGAAGGGCTTTCCTACCTGGCTATTATCTTCATTTCCATGCCGCTGAAGTATTTCTTCGATGAGCCCTGGCTCAACAAGCAGCTGGGTATGGCGCACGGACTGTTATTTGTTCTGTATGTGGTACTGGTGATCGAGCTGAAAGTAGCCATGCAGTGGTCCTTAAAGAAGACCGCCATCGCATTGGCCGCATCCATCGTGCCTTTCGGAACCTTTTTCCTGAACGAAAAATGGATCCACCGTCCGTAG
- a CDS encoding ATP-binding protein: MHHRFFHIRKLFAIAFSMALSLNAFTAAAQTIEEVHRKHKPLLQYGKEDTVLADRLFDYATDLHELDDDSAMALIDKALAISRRLENNRRIGTLICARAQVLTHKGHLDSGLVEYGRSLEYLLKEKSYRYTGVAWTGIGNTMMQSGRLDTAAQAYFHGIEAYREAGDTVSMAHAYNGLSIIFSQMEQLQKSLHYLRKAEVLYVQRRDSGNHIKVLINMGDKYTRLNQPSDAARSFREAIRISDLAQYQLGRFYARVGIADLYATKKLHADSALIYLHEAERIARGFTLPPLLVSSMHETFGLAFYESGNHAMAREYLLKAAPALKSIGHVPTLMQHSQLLTKVNIRLGQKTAAMEAFDDYVRYRDSLQKTDVATKVNELETKYRTLEKDKSLADQQLAITKKDLELRKKSGMLAALGGGLLLVLAIAGGIYFHFRQQQQLQRQQLQLIQKEAELAMAQASMEGEEKERARLARNLHDGAGSILSGVKLYLASLESQYRELSQSAPYRNTLSLLNDAVSEIRDTSHNLMPRLLFEEGLDVAAHAYCEKLGRHHSLEIEYHSYGEPRRFNAHFQLMIYRTLQELLANVIKHAEATHVLVQLNFGEEMFSLTVEDDGKGFATTGETAGIGMFGLRSRAEAFRGTMDVESSADGTSIQLTLPLNAAIT, encoded by the coding sequence ATGCACCACCGATTTTTCCATATCCGGAAACTGTTTGCCATCGCTTTTTCCATGGCGCTGAGCCTTAATGCCTTCACCGCTGCCGCGCAAACGATAGAGGAAGTGCACCGGAAACACAAGCCCCTGTTGCAATACGGCAAAGAAGACACTGTGCTGGCCGACCGTCTTTTCGACTACGCCACCGATCTCCACGAGCTGGACGATGATTCCGCCATGGCGCTCATCGACAAAGCGCTCGCCATTAGCCGTCGGCTGGAGAATAACCGCCGCATCGGCACGCTCATCTGCGCCCGTGCACAGGTTCTTACGCATAAAGGGCATTTGGATTCCGGCCTGGTGGAATACGGCCGCTCGCTGGAATATCTCCTGAAAGAAAAAAGCTACCGTTACACCGGCGTAGCCTGGACCGGTATCGGGAACACCATGATGCAATCAGGCCGGCTCGACACCGCCGCCCAGGCATATTTCCATGGGATTGAAGCTTACCGCGAGGCGGGGGATACCGTCAGCATGGCGCATGCATACAACGGGCTGTCGATCATTTTCAGCCAGATGGAACAGTTGCAGAAAAGCCTGCATTATCTCCGGAAAGCGGAGGTTTTGTATGTGCAACGCCGCGATTCCGGCAACCATATCAAAGTGCTCATCAATATGGGTGACAAATACACCCGCCTCAACCAGCCTTCCGACGCCGCGAGATCGTTCCGGGAAGCCATCCGGATCAGCGACCTCGCGCAATACCAGCTGGGGCGCTTTTATGCACGCGTCGGGATTGCGGACCTGTATGCCACGAAGAAACTGCACGCCGATTCCGCATTGATTTACCTGCACGAAGCAGAGCGCATTGCCCGCGGGTTTACGTTGCCGCCGCTGCTGGTCAGTTCCATGCACGAAACTTTCGGGCTGGCGTTTTATGAATCCGGTAACCATGCCATGGCCAGGGAGTATTTGCTGAAAGCCGCACCTGCATTGAAAAGCATCGGGCATGTGCCTACCCTTATGCAGCATTCGCAGTTGCTCACGAAAGTGAATATCCGACTGGGCCAGAAAACAGCCGCCATGGAAGCGTTCGACGATTATGTCAGGTACCGCGACAGTTTACAGAAGACGGACGTAGCCACCAAAGTGAATGAACTGGAAACGAAATACCGGACGTTGGAGAAGGACAAATCGCTGGCAGACCAACAATTGGCAATCACGAAAAAAGACCTGGAGCTGCGGAAGAAAAGCGGCATGCTGGCAGCATTGGGCGGCGGTTTGCTATTGGTATTGGCGATCGCCGGCGGCATATATTTTCATTTCCGGCAGCAACAGCAGCTGCAGCGCCAGCAATTGCAACTGATTCAAAAGGAAGCTGAACTGGCGATGGCGCAGGCGTCGATGGAAGGGGAGGAGAAAGAGCGCGCCCGCCTTGCCCGGAACCTCCACGACGGCGCGGGCTCCATCCTGTCGGGCGTGAAGCTATACCTGGCTTCGCTGGAATCGCAGTACCGGGAGCTTTCCCAATCCGCGCCGTACCGTAATACCCTGAGCCTTCTCAACGACGCCGTGTCCGAAATCCGCGATACTTCCCACAACCTCATGCCGCGGCTGCTTTTCGAAGAAGGCCTCGATGTGGCTGCGCATGCCTATTGCGAAAAACTCGGCCGCCATCATTCCCTGGAGATCGAATATCATTCCTACGGCGAGCCCCGCCGTTTCAACGCGCATTTCCAACTGATGATCTACCGGACCTTGCAGGAATTGCTCGCCAACGTCATCAAGCATGCCGAAGCCACCCACGTTTTGGTACAGCTGAATTTCGGGGAAGAAATGTTTTCGTTAACGGTGGAAGACGATGGGAAAGGATTCGCCACCACCGGCGAAACCGCGGGCATCGGAATGTTCGGCCTCCGATCGCGGGCAGAAGCGTTCCGCGGGACGATGGACGTGGAATCCTCTGCCGATGGGACCTCCATCCAGCTCACGTTGCCACTCAATGCCGCCATCACCTGA
- a CDS encoding DeoR/GlpR family DNA-binding transcription regulator has translation MNITERHQLILQELQEKGKVDIQELSEMLQVSGVTIRKDLKLLEEKKLLFRTKGGGSTQNPYAIERPINEKEFIRMEEKKKIARAAMELIGHNDSIIIGSGTTVFELARILHPSKHITVITPALKVALELCNRPNVDVLQIGGLIHQSSSAAAGSFAERLLDDISCGVLFVGVDGIDPEFGLSITNLAEASLNMKMIGLAQTVVVMADSSKFDRRGIGRICSLEQVDYILTDNQVDSATVQMLQDRGVKVILAS, from the coding sequence ATGAATATCACGGAAAGGCACCAGCTCATTTTACAGGAACTGCAGGAAAAAGGGAAAGTCGATATCCAGGAACTGAGCGAAATGCTCCAGGTTTCCGGCGTGACGATCCGCAAAGACCTCAAACTCCTTGAAGAAAAGAAACTCCTCTTCCGCACCAAAGGCGGCGGCTCCACACAAAACCCCTACGCCATCGAGCGCCCGATCAACGAGAAAGAATTCATCCGGATGGAAGAAAAAAAGAAGATCGCCCGCGCTGCGATGGAACTGATCGGCCATAACGATTCCATCATCATCGGCTCTGGTACCACCGTCTTCGAACTCGCCCGCATCCTCCACCCGTCCAAACATATCACCGTCATCACTCCCGCGCTCAAAGTAGCCCTCGAACTCTGCAACCGACCAAATGTGGACGTGCTCCAGATCGGCGGCCTCATCCACCAAAGCTCTTCCGCCGCAGCCGGCTCCTTCGCCGAACGCCTGCTCGACGATATCTCCTGCGGCGTGCTGTTCGTCGGTGTCGACGGCATCGATCCCGAGTTCGGCCTTTCCATCACCAACCTCGCCGAAGCCAGCCTCAACATGAAAATGATCGGCCTCGCCCAAACCGTCGTTGTAATGGCCGACAGCTCCAAGTTCGACCGCCGCGGCATCGGCCGCATCTGCAGCCTGGAACAGGTGGATTACATCCTTACCGACAACCAGGTAGATTCCGCCACTGTGCAAATGCTGCAGGACCGTGGTGTGAAAGTCATCCTCGCTTCCTGA
- a CDS encoding MFS transporter, which translates to MTSLEKAGIPRQLIWGYLGVMIFMMGDGIEQGWLSPYLVDHGMTVQQSATLFTVYGITIAISAWFSGVLAEGYGVRRTMALGLLLYCLGTVGFVGFGMPKLNQPVMLLTYALRGFGYPLFAYSFLVWIAYSSPQRQLGRAVGWFWFVFTGGLNVLGAYYSSWAITKFGHLNTLWTSLFWALLGAVMALLLNRSKPARQSAGGSKAEELVKGLTIVKEEPKVLLGGIVRIINTTAQFAFPVFLPMYMARHGFDTTEWLTIWGTIFTSNIIFNLIFGFVGDHFGWRNTIMWFGGMGCALSTLLFYYAPQIWEGSYWAVMAAGILWGALLAGYVPLTALVPSLVKKDKGAAMAILNLGAGLPVFVGPAIVGLFIGSAGEEGVIWILAGLYVISAIITRFITLPNNAKTLHQTQPAEAIQSI; encoded by the coding sequence ATGACTTCTTTAGAAAAAGCAGGCATTCCCCGGCAACTGATCTGGGGCTACCTCGGCGTTATGATCTTTATGATGGGCGACGGCATCGAGCAGGGTTGGCTGAGCCCTTACCTGGTTGATCACGGGATGACCGTTCAGCAGTCCGCCACCCTTTTCACCGTTTACGGCATCACGATCGCGATTTCCGCCTGGTTTTCCGGCGTGCTGGCGGAGGGCTACGGCGTCCGCCGCACGATGGCGCTCGGCCTGCTCCTCTACTGCCTCGGCACCGTGGGTTTCGTGGGCTTCGGCATGCCGAAGCTCAACCAGCCTGTGATGCTCCTCACCTACGCGCTCCGCGGCTTCGGTTATCCTTTATTCGCCTATTCCTTCCTGGTTTGGATCGCGTACAGCAGTCCGCAGCGGCAACTCGGCCGCGCCGTGGGCTGGTTCTGGTTCGTATTTACCGGCGGCCTCAACGTACTGGGCGCATACTATTCCAGCTGGGCCATCACTAAATTCGGGCACCTCAATACCTTATGGACCTCACTTTTCTGGGCGCTCCTAGGCGCGGTGATGGCGCTGTTGCTGAACCGCAGCAAACCGGCGCGGCAGTCTGCCGGCGGATCCAAAGCGGAAGAACTCGTCAAGGGGCTGACGATCGTGAAGGAAGAACCGAAGGTTTTACTGGGCGGGATCGTCCGCATCATCAACACCACGGCGCAATTCGCTTTCCCCGTGTTCCTGCCCATGTACATGGCGCGTCACGGATTCGATACCACGGAATGGCTCACGATCTGGGGCACCATCTTCACGTCCAACATCATTTTCAACCTCATCTTCGGTTTCGTGGGCGACCATTTCGGATGGCGCAACACGATCATGTGGTTTGGCGGCATGGGCTGCGCACTGAGCACGCTCCTGTTTTATTACGCCCCGCAAATCTGGGAAGGCAGTTACTGGGCGGTGATGGCGGCCGGCATTCTCTGGGGCGCTTTACTGGCGGGGTATGTACCGTTGACGGCACTCGTGCCTTCACTCGTGAAAAAAGACAAAGGCGCAGCCATGGCCATTCTAAACCTCGGGGCAGGCCTCCCAGTATTCGTAGGGCCCGCCATCGTAGGGCTTTTCATTGGATCGGCCGGCGAAGAAGGCGTGATCTGGATTTTGGCGGGGCTTTACGTCATCAGCGCCATCATCACCCGTTTCATCACCCTTCCCAACAATGCCAAAACCCTCCATCAAACGCAACCTGCAGAAGCAATACAATCCATATAG